From Bifidobacterium longum subsp. longum JCM 1217, one genomic window encodes:
- a CDS encoding class C sortase — MGTAAPDVWETIAEAVRDRRDRDRRARRLLARSRMYAAAALACLIVGGILICMPRIQQLIGDRTVDRQARGVSQSAAMFPSSSRQDAIRSAVAYNERLYRSGQPQIGEPVFDGKTKGNFEGDDEYRRQLSVNGLDAMGELLIPKISVDLPIMHGASQDVLEHAAGHLAGTSLPVGGRSTRAVITGHSNLRGATLFTRLGELDEGDPFYIKVMGNTLAYRVNDIRIVSPTDTKALKIRKGRDEVTLLTCTGQGNTLRLLVTGERNSMPDQAPLPGDAPSDTKQAIVISLIVMAGVLISGFAACRSRDVFGRHVGGHGNGRR; from the coding sequence ATGGGCACGGCCGCACCCGACGTGTGGGAGACCATCGCGGAAGCCGTCCGCGACCGGCGGGACCGTGACAGGCGGGCCCGCCGGCTCCTCGCCCGCAGCCGCATGTACGCGGCCGCGGCCCTCGCCTGCCTGATCGTCGGCGGCATCCTCATCTGCATGCCGCGGATCCAGCAGCTGATCGGGGACCGGACCGTCGACCGGCAGGCGCGCGGCGTCAGCCAATCCGCGGCCATGTTCCCCTCATCCAGCCGCCAGGACGCGATCCGCAGCGCCGTCGCATACAACGAACGGCTCTACCGGAGCGGGCAGCCCCAGATCGGCGAACCCGTGTTCGACGGCAAGACCAAGGGAAACTTCGAGGGCGACGACGAATACCGGCGCCAACTGTCCGTCAACGGGTTGGACGCGATGGGTGAACTGCTGATTCCGAAAATCAGCGTGGATCTGCCTATCATGCACGGCGCGAGCCAGGATGTGCTCGAACATGCTGCGGGTCATCTGGCCGGCACGAGTCTGCCTGTCGGAGGCAGGAGCACTCGTGCCGTGATTACCGGGCATTCGAACCTGAGGGGGGCGACCCTGTTCACCCGGCTCGGGGAACTCGATGAGGGGGACCCGTTCTATATCAAGGTCATGGGCAACACGCTCGCCTACCGGGTCAACGACATCCGCATTGTCAGCCCCACGGACACGAAGGCGTTGAAGATCCGGAAAGGACGGGACGAAGTCACGCTGCTGACCTGCACCGGGCAGGGCAACACGCTCCGTCTCCTCGTCACCGGGGAACGCAACAGCATGCCCGACCAGGCCCCATTGCCCGGCGATGCGCCGAGCGACACGAAACAGGCGATCGTCATCTCGCTGATCGTCATGGCCGGCGTGCTGATCAGCGGGTTCGCGGCCTGCCGCAGCCGGGATGTGTTCGGCCGGCATGTTGGAGGTCATGGGAACGGACGTCGATAG